A part of Babylonia areolata isolate BAREFJ2019XMU chromosome 6, ASM4173473v1, whole genome shotgun sequence genomic DNA contains:
- the LOC143283074 gene encoding nucleoporin Nup43-like, producing the protein MERPQINVKFVSQKISKIRWRPRKKQSVQSSNTFATGSWDDEENKLCLWLQEPVARGGNQDLDEDLTLQEPQLLCETRHPGDVSDLCFITDDHIATASSRGSVLLYRHQSAVQRVETVQEWSVHRKPCTCVSSYSQDCLLSSGEDGRLALLAPGQASPVRVLEKADSCTINALTFLKQSEVLTVNSFGQLKLFDLRQNSEDPAQIFSATEDHWALLCVDKHPGQLHIVATGSQDGTLTVWDLRQNRFPMTTLDAHQSSMWEVRFHPYHAQHLFTCSEDGSMWHWDASAHVASLSTSRGGGEGGVGQQSPWLGLETSPKLEINSLICNKSLSVNSLDIEGGLLLCGTDSENIYTICMPQLG; encoded by the exons ATGGAGCGGCCGCAAATAAACGTGAAATTTGTTTCTCAGAAAATAAGTAAAATTCGATGGCGTCCAAGGAAGAAGCAGTCAGTCCAGTCATCAAACACCTTTGCAACTGGGAGCTGGGATGACGAG GAAAACAAGTTGTGCCTGTGGCTTCAGGAGCCAGTGGCAAGGGGAGGCAACCAAGACCTGGATGAGGACCTGACCCTGCAAGAACCACAACTCCTCTGCGAAACTCGCCACCCTGGGGATGTGTCAGATCTGTGT TTCATTACAGATGACCATATTGCCACTGCTTCGTCCAGGGGGTCTGTGCTGTTGTACAGACACCAGTCAGCTGTGCAG CGTGTGGAGACGGTGCAGGAGTGGAGTGTCCACAGGAAGCCCTGTACGTGTGTGTCCAGCTACAGTCAGGACTGTCTGCTGTCGTCAGGAGAGGATGGCCGTCTGGCTCTGCTGGCCCCTGGTCAGGCCTCCCCTGTCCGTGTTCTGG AAAAAGCAGACAGTTGCACAATCAACGCTCTCACTTTCCTCAAACAGTCTGAAGTGCTCACGGTCAACTCGTTTGGCCAGTTGAAGCTGTTTGACCTGCGGCAAAACTCAGAAGATCCAGCACAGATTTTCTCTGC GACAGAGGACCACTGGGCGTTGCTGTGTGTGGACAAACATCCAGGCCAGCTGCACATCGTGGCCACAGGCAGCCAGGATGGAACCCTGACAGTCTGGGACCTCAGGCAGAACCGCTTTCCCATGACCACCCTTGATGCCCATCAGTCCTCCA TGTGGGAGGTTCGTTTCCATCCTTACCATGCCCAACACCTGTTCACTTGTTCTGAAGACGGCTCAATGTGGCACTGGGATGCTTCTGCTCATGTTGCCTCTCTTTCTACTTCCAGAG gtggaggggaggggggtgtggggcagCAGAGCCCCTGGCTGGGTCTGGAGACCTCACCCAAGCTGGAGATCAACTCCCTCATCTGCAACAAGTCACTGTCTGTCAACTCCCTGGATATTGAGGGCGGACTGCTGCTGTGCGGCACAGACAGCGAAAACATCTACACCATCTGCATGCCACAGCTGGGCTGA
- the LOC143283419 gene encoding uncharacterized protein LOC143283419, with protein sequence MPHKAVNWEATEADTGTEGSLDEKQQTVVDVSQFIEHHNSETAVLSFAVEEHQRNTEANPDRENTHILPVLVRRVSSQELLPGPFQSTNQLLCASYLSALCCLCIGVFAVHCAWEAKEKRNSGMLSSAASYANQSYCSMKWAVVVGVIFLLAGTVFVVLEFCTDLL encoded by the exons atgccacACAAAGCAGTGAACTGGGAGgccacagaggcagacacaggaaCGGAAGGCAGTCTGGATGAGAAGCAGCAGACAGTGGTGGATGTGAGCCAGTTTATAGAACACCACAACTCTGAGACAGCGGTGCTAAGTTTTGCTGTGGAGGAACATCAGAGAAACACTGAAGCCAATCCAGATCGGGAGAACACCCATATCCTGCCTGTCTTGGTCCGACGTGTGAGCTCACAG GAGTTGCTGCCTGGCCCATTCCAGTCCACCAACCAGCTGCTGTGTGCCTCCTACCTGTCGGCGCTGTGCTGCCTGTGCATTGGGGTCTTTGCTGTGCACTGCGCCTGGGAAGCCAAAGAGAAACGCAACAGCGGAATGTTGTCCAGTGCTGCCAGCTATGCCAACCAGTCCTACTGCTCAATGAAGTGGGCAGTGGTGGTAGGTGTGATTTTCTTGCTGGCAGGGACAGTGTTTGTAGTTTTGGAGTTCTGCACAGACTTGCTGTGA